The following nucleotide sequence is from Melioribacteraceae bacterium.
AAATCCCATAAATTGTTTAAGAGTTTCCATCCATGCACCAGGTTTTGGTAAAAATTTTAACCAAGCGGGGAAAATTGTAAGAAGTAAGTACGGGAATGCCATTCCAAGTGCAAGCGAAGTAAAAATTATCATCGTAACGATTGGTGGTTGAACAATTGCGAAGCCTAAAGCTGTACCCATAAATGGTGCGGTGCAAGGCGTTGCGACAACTGTGGCTGTTACACCGCTCATAAATGCACCAAATGATCCGCTTTTATTTGAAGATTTTGATCCAATACTCATAAGCGAGGTTCCTATTTCAAAAACTCCAAATAGATTTAATGCAAACAAAAACAAGAACACCGAAAGAATAATAATGAACGCAGGTGATTGAAGTTGAAATCCCCAGCCAAGTTCTTCACCACCGGCTCTTAAGCCAAGTAAAGCCCCGGCAAGTATCCAAAATGAAATTAAAACACCAACTGTGAACATCAATCCATGATTTATAATTTTCTTTTTATCTTCACCTGATTGCTGAACAAATCCCATTATCTTAATAGAAAGCACAGGAAGTACGCACGGCATAAGATTTAAAATCATTCCCCCGATGAAAGCAAAAATTAACGCCATCCAAATTGTTGAGTTATTTTTCAGCCCCGGACTAATTTGCTCACCAAACGGAATAATTACTTCAAGTGCTTTCTCGGAATTCTCCCCTCTCCAGCCATAACTTGAAACTAAAATTCCTTTAAGCGAATCTGGATCAGTAACTTTGAAATCATCAAAGGGAATTGTAAGAATATAACCGTCACTTTTTTTTGAAAATTTTTGATCAACTGCATTTTGAAAGATGCTACCTTCGTATGGAAAGAATTCAATCTTTTCGACAATTGCAGATTGATCGGGGGACAGAATATTGATACTTACTCCACTTTCATTCTTGACAGAAGTAATTTTCCAATCAGAGTTTAATAATGGTAAATTAAATCTAGTATCTGCAAAAGCTTGTTGCCATTTTTGAATAGGTTGAGGTGTATCACTCTTGACAGGAATTGTTATTAAATGTTCCGCCTCGCCTGGAAGACATTCAATTTTACAAACAAGCCAGCTCGCTTCGGCAAAGATTTGTACTTCTTTGGAATTTATCTCATTCGGAGGAGTAATTTTTGTTAAAAGAAATACCTCACCTTCATAACCAAAGTTTGCTAGATCTTCTAAGTATATTTTTTCAGGATACGGCCAATGGATTTTACTCGCCGTGAATCCCTCTGGTAATTTCCATTCTATCTTTGTTTGTAAACCGGCATCTCCTGCATTAAGCCAGTATGTATGCCAGTGTTCATCCATTTTTAATCGCAGTGCTAACCAGAAAGGAGTCCCGGGTTGGATAGATTGAACTTCCGAAATCAATTCCGATTCCACATAATCAGTTCTGACGGATTGTGCATTAATATTGAGAATAGCAAATAATGCAGTAAAAGCAGCAATTTTAAGAATCTTCATTAATATTCCGATTGATTGTCCTTTATACATTTTATCAGCAAAGTGGTT
It contains:
- a CDS encoding protein-disulfide reductase DsbD family protein, producing MKILKIAAFTALFAILNINAQSVRTDYVESELISEVQSIQPGTPFWLALRLKMDEHWHTYWLNAGDAGLQTKIEWKLPEGFTASKIHWPYPEKIYLEDLANFGYEGEVFLLTKITPPNEINSKEVQIFAEASWLVCKIECLPGEAEHLITIPVKSDTPQPIQKWQQAFADTRFNLPLLNSDWKITSVKNESGVSINILSPDQSAIVEKIEFFPYEGSIFQNAVDQKFSKKSDGYILTIPFDDFKVTDPDSLKGILVSSYGWRGENSEKALEVIIPFGEQISPGLKNNSTIWMALIFAFIGGMILNLMPCVLPVLSIKIMGFVQQSGEDKKKIINHGLMFTVGVLISFWILAGALLGLRAGGEELGWGFQLQSPAFIIILSVFLFLFALNLFGVFEIGTSLMSIGSKSSNKSGSFGAFMSGVTATVVATPCTAPFMGTALGFAIVQPPIVTMIIFTSLALGMAFPYLLLTIFPAWLKFLPKPGAWMETLKQFMGFPLVATVIWLVWVLGLQTGSDGVASLLMTLLLASLGVWIYGKWGTFNNKNSVKILSRIVTVVLIIAGLFFGISTTASSFNNYNTITNNTSGVQWEKFSQVRVDELRAEGRSIFIDFTAAWCLTCQVNERAAINKSEVIAKLNEKNVVALKADWTSRDDEITKALAKFGRNSVPLYVIYSENLSEPLILPEILTTGIVLEALEKIN